The following DNA comes from Spirulina major PCC 6313.
ACGGAATTGTCGGCTCCGCCACCCGTTCCGCCCTCGGCATTGATGACGAAACCCCCGACACCTCTAACCCCGCCCTCTCCAACCCAACCCCCCCACCCAGCAGCAACATCCTCAAACTCACCAACCCCCTGATGCGCGGCAACGAAGTGCGACAACTCCAAGAAGCCCTCCGCAACGCAGGTATCCGCGTCGGCACTGATGGCGTATTTGGCCCCGACACCGAACGCGCCGTCAAAGAATTTCAACTCAACCGTGGCATGACCGCCGATGGCATCGTTGGCCCCGCCACCACCCGCGCCTTGAAGCTGTAACCCCTGCACCCGACCAATCCCAAGACTGCCCACCCAGCCCACCCTGACCGCCAATCCCTCCCGATACAATGGGGGGACATTTTATCTATTTTGGTTATGAATCGATTTAAATCCGTCATTTCACTGTTAATCACAGCCTGGGGGGTATCAGTGGGATCAGGTGCGATCGCTCAACCCCGCCTCGAATTTGACTCCCAAACCCCCTCCTTCCAAAAAACCCTATCCCAAGGCAATATTCGCGTTGAAGTCAACTACACCGCCAATGAAAACCTCTTTGAAAGCAACATTAACTACATCCTTTCCCATCAGGGTCAAGCCTATCTCCAAGACGCTCTAACCGAATTCATGTCTGGCGAAATATGGCTCCAAGACCTGAACAATGACAACACCGCCGAGGTCATTGTCTCAAACTACAGCGGCGGGGCCCATTGCTGCACCACCCACGATGTCTACGAATGGACAGGCGAAACCTTTGAACACACCACCCTTGGCCCCAGTGATGGCTACGGTGGATCATTTCAAGATCTAGACAACGACGGCATTGTCGAATTCACCACCTTTGACGGTGCATTTCTCTACGCCTTCAGTTCCTACGCCGGATCATTCCCCCCCTCACAAATTCTCCGCATCGGCCCCAACGGCCTCGAAGATGTCACCCGCGACTATCCCGAACAACTACGCGGCACTGCCTGGCAAATGTACCAAGCCATCCAAGACCGAGACTCCGACATCAATGGAGTGTTAGCCGGATATGTCGCCCAAAAAATTCTCCTCGGCGAATTTGAAGAAGGCTGGCAATTCATGCTCGCCCGCTATGATCGCACCTCAGACTGGGGCCTTGATGTGTATAACGATGTTGGTGAAGTCGTCCATCAACACCCCGACTTCCCCACCGCATTACGGGCATTCCTAAAAGAACACGGCTACTTATAGCGATCCGGCATCATTTATGACACAGAATCCACATAAACATCGTCAATTAAACAACCATAGCGATCCTCAATCAATCGTCAATCTATAATCCCCGCCAACACGGGGCTTAAGTCCCTTGCCTGTTCATGAATCAAATAGGACTGGAGAGGGAGCCTCTCGCTCCCTCTCCAGTCCTATCAAAGAATTAAGGAGTGCGGGCATCTTGCCCGCTAGTGATACCCATTCATCAAATTGGCTATCAACAGGCAAAGAGATTAAGGTGGGCTGTTTTTGATAGCTCTCAGCCCGCGCTAACCCATCGGGAGTTGTTCAATCGGAATCAGGGTTAATTTGGGATTCTTCACTTCGTCGATAAAGTAGCCAATTTTCGGAGAGTAATTATAGGCATAGCACGGCTTACCAAAAAAGTGAGCCGCCACCGCCACATGAAGACGCGAGGTGATCATGGCACTGGATGCCGCAATGCGTTTTAATTTCTCGGTGTAGTGAATCGTTGGATCGTACTCAACCTGTATCAGTTCACCGCCCAATTGTTGTAACTGAATCAGCAATTCTTGATTCATCTCTGGGTCAATTTGGGAATCCGTATCGATGAGGAGAATGCGTGTTAATTGATGGTCTTGACAGCGTTTTAAAATGTAGTCGCTCACCTTCGTGAGAAATTGGGTGCGATCGCTCACCCCATAGGCCGTTAAATTGCGCCACGCCACCAACAGATACCCCGGATCAGCCACCTGGGGTCCATGGTCACAATACCACTGCTGGAGAAACCCATAGCTCAAATCTTCAACTTGCTCTAATTTACGCGAATTCCAAACACAAAACCGCCGCGCCCGTTGATACGATACCGCATCCCGTAAGGATAGATAATCCGCTCGATTAATCAAAATCAAGGTCTTAACTTGTCGCTCTAGTTTCTTTAGGTTGCCAACCCCGACCCCCACATAGGCCACTTTTTTACCGAGCTTTTTCGCAAATAAAACCTGCTTATAGCCGCCGTCTAAATCTTCATCGGTAAAACAGGTTCCTCCTCCCCAAAGAAGATGAGAACTTTTTTCTAAATTTGCCCGTAAAATCTCATAATTATCTGTCCAGTTATTTTTCCACACATCCACAGGAACTTCGCCTTCTAGCCAGGAAATCGGGGCATAGGCTACGACCCGAATCGGCATCCCACAACTTTGATTCAGTTCATCAATCAACGCCCGGAGCATAATATCATCACCGAGATTATCTCCCCCGAAGTACCCCAAAATTGTCACACCGCAGGAACCGTTTAGGTCGTTTTTTAATGCTTCAGTCAGAGTCATTTTAACTATCAGTTGAGGGACAGGAAAACGGTGTTGATGGACGAAACATCGCGGTGCGATCGCACCTCTATTCTATCTCTGAAACAGGGGTTTCCGGTGGGGGCTGTTTGAGTACCACTTCATCATAAGTGCCCGATTCGATGATTTTGCCTTGTTCGAGGACATAGATGCGATCGCAATGTTTGAGCGTTGTCAAACGGTGAGCGATCGAAATCATCGTTAAACTACCCGCCAAGTTCTGAATTGAATCACTGACAAGCTGCTCCGTTTCATTATCCAAAGCAGAGGTGGCCTCATCAAGAACCAAAATATCCCGCTGATGATAAAGGGCGCGAGCAATCCCAATGCGTTGGCGTTGTCCCCCGGATAAACGCACCCCGCGCTCACCCACTTTTTCCTGTAATCCATTGGGCAACTGTTCAATTAAATCCGTCAGTTGAGCAGCCGCGATCGCCGCCCTTAACCGTTCTTGATTAATCTTTTCTTCAGGAACTCCGAACGCAATATTATGTTCAATCGTGTCATCAAGAAGAAAAATAGACTGGGGAATATAGCCAATCAAATTTTGCCAGCCGCGCAGATTTTCATACACTGACTGACCATCTACTTTTAAATCCCCGGATTTAGGAATGAGCAGCCCCAAAATAACATCCACAAGCGTTGTTTTTCCGGCCCCCGATTGACCAATAAAGCCAATGGATTGTCCTTTCTGAATTTGGAGAGAAATATCATTCAGGGCGCGATTTTCGATATTCGGATAGGTGTAGGAAATATGACTGAGATCAATCGTGTTTTGAAAGGGAAGCGATGGGGTGGATTCGTGATTGGAAGACAGGGCATAGGTGCCACGATTATCTTCGGCTTCAATGAGGTCTTGATAGAGTTTATCAATAATATAGGAATTAAACCGAATGGATGAGGTGGCTTGAACGATCGCTGCTGAAGCGGGCAGCATCCGAATCGATGCGATCGCAAAGACACTTAATGTAGCAGTCAAACTATCGGTATTACCACTTATGATCAACACCAAAAGTGTAAAACCAATCAGAAAACTCACCAGCAAAGCCTCAATAATAAAGCGTGGCAAGTTATTAAACACCATCACCGTCCCCATGGACATCGCATAACGTTTTGCTTCGTAGGTAATCTGTTCTTCAAAATATGGTGCGCAGCCAATGATGTGGGTTTCTTTGATACTGCCTAAGCCATGGTTCACAATCCGAATCATATCGGATTGGGCCGCCGCCGCATCTTCTGCCAATGCTCGCATCCGGTCTTTAAATAAGTTGGTAATGCCGTAGGTTATGAGAACAACCGCAACAATGGACAGAGTTCCGATCGGGCTTGTCCAAGCCAGCAGGCAGAGTAATAGCCCTAAAACCATCAGGTTTGAGAGGGAAACCAGCATCGGAACCAGAATTTTTTGTGAGAAGTTTTGTGATTCGAGAATGAGGGTCTGGATTAAAACAGAAGTGTTGCGGGAGAGGTGAAAGGTGTAGTCTGTTTTTAAGTAGGCTTCGAGGAGACGGCGCATGACGCTGCCAGTTTGAGAAAAGCTGAATTTAAAGATGTATTCTTGCATCTTAAAATTGAAACACACTTTAATAAAAAAGAGCGCAATGATCAGTCCCCCGATGCTGATGATGAACTGTGAAGGAGTGGTAAAGCCTAGGGTTTGATAGAGGTTAGCAATGATGGCGCTATCGGTAATCAGTTCAGGCCTGTTGACCAATCCCATAAAGGGGCCGACTAAGCCAATCCCAAAGGTATCTAAAAC
Coding sequences within:
- a CDS encoding polysaccharide pyruvyl transferase family protein is translated as MTLTEALKNDLNGSCGVTILGYFGGDNLGDDIMLRALIDELNQSCGMPIRVVAYAPISWLEGEVPVDVWKNNWTDNYEILRANLEKSSHLLWGGGTCFTDEDLDGGYKQVLFAKKLGKKVAYVGVGVGNLKKLERQVKTLILINRADYLSLRDAVSYQRARRFCVWNSRKLEQVEDLSYGFLQQWYCDHGPQVADPGYLLVAWRNLTAYGVSDRTQFLTKVSDYILKRCQDHQLTRILLIDTDSQIDPEMNQELLIQLQQLGGELIQVEYDPTIHYTEKLKRIAASSAMITSRLHVAVAAHFFGKPCYAYNYSPKIGYFIDEVKNPKLTLIPIEQLPMG
- a CDS encoding ABC transporter ATP-binding protein, with amino-acid sequence MSRKLQKLFYIIDRKKYEIPVLVVIFLFVSVLDTFGIGLVGPFMGLVNRPELITDSAIIANLYQTLGFTTPSQFIISIGGLIIALFFIKVCFNFKMQEYIFKFSFSQTGSVMRRLLEAYLKTDYTFHLSRNTSVLIQTLILESQNFSQKILVPMLVSLSNLMVLGLLLCLLAWTSPIGTLSIVAVVLITYGITNLFKDRMRALAEDAAAAQSDMIRIVNHGLGSIKETHIIGCAPYFEEQITYEAKRYAMSMGTVMVFNNLPRFIIEALLVSFLIGFTLLVLIISGNTDSLTATLSVFAIASIRMLPASAAIVQATSSIRFNSYIIDKLYQDLIEAEDNRGTYALSSNHESTPSLPFQNTIDLSHISYTYPNIENRALNDISLQIQKGQSIGFIGQSGAGKTTLVDVILGLLIPKSGDLKVDGQSVYENLRGWQNLIGYIPQSIFLLDDTIEHNIAFGVPEEKINQERLRAAIAAAQLTDLIEQLPNGLQEKVGERGVRLSGGQRQRIGIARALYHQRDILVLDEATSALDNETEQLVSDSIQNLAGSLTMISIAHRLTTLKHCDRIYVLEQGKIIESGTYDEVVLKQPPPETPVSEIE